In Vicugna pacos chromosome 10, VicPac4, whole genome shotgun sequence, the following proteins share a genomic window:
- the LOC102543175 gene encoding olfactory receptor 5AN6-like, translated as MAGGRNSTAITKFILLGFSEFPKLTTVVFSVFLGIYLMTVSWNVGLITLIRMDSHLHTPMYFFLSNLSLLDICYVSTVAPRMLLDFFKKHKSISFMGCTMQYFFFSSLGLTECCLLAAMAYDRYAAICNPLLYTAIMSPTLCVQTVVGAYITGIFGSLIQLCALLQLDFCGPNVINHFFCDLPQLLVLSCSDTFFLQVIKFVIAVVFGVASLLIIMISYGYIIATILKISSVEGQSKAFNTCASHLTAVTLFFGSGLLVYMHPSIDNSLSYDKMTSVFYTVVIPMLNPLIYSLRNKEIKDALKRCKKRMFSHCHSYLKIW; from the coding sequence ATGGCTGGGGGAAGGAACAGCACAGCAATTACAAAGTTTATTCTCTTGGGATTCTCTGAATTTCCAAAGCTCACCACTGTTGTCTTTTCAGTATTCCTAGGGATCTACCTCATGACGGTGTCCTGGAACGTGGGCCTCATCACCCTTATTAGGATGGACTCCCATTTGCACACACCtatgtactttttcctcagtaACCTGTCTTTGCTGGACATCTGCTATGTTTCCACTGTAGCCCCCAGGATGCTCTTGGACTTCTTCAAGAAGCATAAATCAATCTCCTTTATGGGGTGCACCATGCAATACTTCTTTTTCTCTAGCCTGGGTCTGACTGAGTGCTGTCTCCTGGCAGCCATGGCCTACGATCGCTATGCTGCCATTTGTAACCCTCTGCTCTACACAGCCATCATGTCCCCCACCCTCTGTGTGCAGACGGTGGTTGGAGCCTATATAACTGGTATCTTTGGCTCCTTAATCCAACTGTGTGCTTTACTTCAGCTCGACTTCTGTGGACCAAATGTTATCAACCACTTCTTCTGTGACCTGCCTCAATTATTAGTCCTCTCCTGCTCTGACACCTTTTTTCTACAAGTCATAAAGTTTGTGATAGCAGTGGTTTTTGGTGTGGCATCCCTCTTAATCATCATGATATCTTATGGTTATATCATTGCCACCATCTTGAAGATCAGCTCAGTTGAAGGCCAGTCCAAGGCCTTCAACACCTGTGCTTCTCACCTGACAGCAGTGACCCTTTTCTTTGGATCAGGACTCTTAGTTTATATGCACCCCAGCATTGATAATTCTCTGAGCTATGACAAGATGACATCAGTCTTCTACACTGTGGTGATCCCCATGCTGAATCCTTTGATTTACAGCCTGAGAAACAAGGAAATCAAAGATGCCCTTAAGAGGTGTAAGAAGAGGATGTTTTCCCATTGTCACAGTTACTTAAAGATCTGGTAG
- the LOC102531013 gene encoding olfactory receptor 5AN1, translating to MILERNITEINHFILLGFSDFPRIIAVLFAVFLVIYVTTLIWNLSLIILIRMDSHLHTPMYFFLSQLSFIDICYVTSTAPKMLYDFFQEQKIITFVGCVVQYFVFSTMGLSESCLMTAMAYDRYAAICNPLLYSSVMSPTLCVQMVLGSYMAGLSASISQLCAMLQLHFCGPNVINHFFCDMPQLLVLSCTDTFFVQLLTAILTMLFGIINVLVIMISYVYIVISIMKITSAKGRSKAFNTCASHLTAVSLFYTSGMFVYLSSSSGGSSSFDRFASVFYTVVIPMLNPLIYSLRNKEIKDALKRLQKKTGCC from the coding sequence ATGATTTTGGAGAGAAATATTACAGAGATCAACCATTTCATCCTCTTGGggttctcagacttccccagaaTCATAGCAGTTCTCTTTGCTGTATTCCTGGTAATTTATGTTACAACTCTGATTTGGAACCTGTCCCTTATTATCTTAATAAGGATGGATTCTCACCTCCAcacacccatgtacttcttcctcagtCAACTGTCCTTCATAGATATCTGCTATGTGACCTCCACAGCACCCAAGATGCTCTATGACTTCTTCCAGGAGCAGAAAATTATCACCTTTGTGGGTTGTGTTGTTCAATACTTTGTATTTTCGACCATGGGACTGAGTGAGTCTTGTCTCATGACAGCCATGGCTTATGACCGATATGCTGCCATTTGTAATCCACTTCTCTATTCATCAGTCATGTCACCCACTCTCTGTGTTCAGATGGTGCTGGGATCCTACATGGCTGGACTCTCTGCTTCCATATCCCAACTGTGTGCCATGCTTCAGCTCCACTTCTGTGGGCCTAATGTCATCAACCACTTCTTCTGTGACATGCCCCAGCTGTtagtcctgtcctgcactgacaCTTTCTTTGTACAACTCCTGACTGCTATATTAACGATGCTCTTTGGGATAATAAATGTCCTAGTTATCATGATATCCTATGTCTACATTGTCATCTCCATCATGAAGATCACTTCAGCAAAAGGCAGGTCCAAGGCTTTCAACACCTGTGCTTCCCACCTGACAGCAGTCAGCCTCTTCTATACCTCAGGTATGTTTGTCTATTTGAGTTCCAGCTCTGGTGGTTCCTCCAGCTTTGATAGATTTGCATCGGTCTTCTACACTGTGGTGATTCCCATGTTAAATCCTTTGATATACAGTCTGaggaacaaagaaatcaaagatgccTTGAAGAGGTTGCAAAAGAAGACAGGGTGTTGCTGA